The Sulfurimonas sp. HSL3-2 genome segment TGAAAGAGCAGGGGTTTGATATCGTAGCCGTGCACTTTAACTATGATCAAAGAACGCAGGCAAAAGAGCTTGAATGTTTTAACAACATCTGTGAAGCTTTACATGTAAGCGAGAAGTACAACTTGGACATAGGTTTTTTCAAAGAGCTCGGCGCATCCGCACTTACCGATAAAAATATAGAAGTACCGACAAGCGGTGTAGAAGCAGGCATACCTGTGACATATGTCCCTTTTAGAAACGGCATCTTTTTAAGTATGGCTGCGGCGATCGCAGAGAAAGAGGGCGCTGAGGCGATAAGCATAGGCGTCGTCGAAGAAGACAGCAGCGGATATCCTGACTGCAGAGAAGAGTACATAAAAAGTATGCAGCAAAGCATAAATCTCGGTACAAAAGATGAAAC includes the following:
- the queC gene encoding 7-cyano-7-deazaguanine synthase QueC; translated protein: MNKIKNKKAVCIMSGGMDSTLSAYMMKEQGFDIVAVHFNYDQRTQAKELECFNNICEALHVSEKYNLDIGFFKELGASALTDKNIEVPTSGVEAGIPVTYVPFRNGIFLSMAAAIAEKEGAEAISIGVVEEDSSGYPDCREEYIKSMQQSINLGTKDETNITIHMPLVHLKKSEIVKEALKLNVPLELTWSCYKNEEKACGVCDSCRLRLNGFKEAGIKDPIIYE